Below is a genomic region from Pseudomonas sp. JQ170C.
GCAGGTGGCACGGCGGTGGCCAACCATGACTCGGTCAGCGATGGCCAGCGGATCGTCGAGCAAGCGCTGGATGCCTTCGGCCGGGTCGATGTGCTGGTCAACAATGCCGGCATCCTGCGCGACAAGACGTTCCACAAGATGGAAGACAGCGACTGGGAGCAGGTTTACCAAGTGCATGTCGAGGGCGCCTACAAGGTGACCCGTGCGGCCTGGCCGCACCTGCGCGAGCAGAATGGCGGACGGGTGATTTTCACCTCGTCGACCTCGGGCATCTACGGCAACTTCGGCCAGGCCAACTACGGCATGGCCAAACTCGGCCTGTACGGCTTGACCCGGACCCTGGCCATCGAAGGACGCAAGCACGGCATCCTGGTCAACGCCATTGCGCCTACCGGCGGCACACGCATGACCGAAGGCCTGTTGCCGCCCCAGGTATTCGAGCAGCTCAAGCCTGAGCTGGTCAGCCCGTTGGTGGTGTACCTGGGCAGCGAGCAGTGCCAGGACAGCGGCGGCCTTTATGAGGTAGGGGGTGGTTGGATCGGAAAGGTGCGCTGGGAGCGCAGCCTGGGGGTAGGGTTCAACCCCCATGAAGGCTTCACCCCGGAGGATGTGGCCGCGAACTGGGAGCGAATCAGCGATTTTGCCGACGCGGTGCATCCCCATGACAGCCTGGAGGCATTGCAACAGATGATGGCCAACTTGCAGAAGTATCAATAGGGCCGATCGCCTGTGGTTGTGGTCGCCGGATGAAGTTGCCTATGCTGGACGGCCACGATCGATACAGGAGTACAGGGAATGTACGAGTCCAGGAACGACGCCGTCATTTCGCCCCGCCAGTTTCGCTCGCGCCTGATCTGGCATGCCCTGGCGGCTTGCCTGCTGCTGATCGGCTCGATCCTGTTCGGGGTGGTGGGGCATCTGTACTTCGAGCCGCACATTCCCCTGCATGACGCCATCTTCAACGCCACCTTGCTGCTGGGCGGGGTGGGGCCGGTGATCTTGCCGGAGAGTATCGGCGGCAAGCTGTTCTTTGCCGGTTACGGCCTGTATGTGGGGTTGGTGTTCGTTGCCAGTATCGGCCTGATCCTGGCGCCCATCGCGCACCGGCTGCTGCACCGGTTTCATTTCGATGACAGTGACGACGACTGACGTGGCGGCATAAAAAAGGCCGCTACAAACGTAGCGGCCAAGTAAGACGCAGATCAAGGAGCTTCAAAATCAACGTCGGTGAACCTGTTGCCGGAGGGGCGGGGTGTACACGCCTTGAATGTCCGGTCTAGAGGGCTTGCTGTTGCAGCGCCGTCCTGGTGCAAACAGAATAAGTCGCTGACCCTCAAGGAAAAATAGCAGTTGGTGACAATCACTGTTACACACTTGGCAACAGTCCCGTATCACCCACGTTAGCCCAGGCACCTGTTAATGACTGTGATCCTTTGTAATGAGTTCACGGGGTTTCTTCGTAGCCCATGCGCCAGCTGATTTGCCTGGCCGCTGCCAGCAACTGCTGTGCGGCCGGGCCTTGCTCGTCGGCATGGAAGATCGAGGTCGGGCCGACCACGGTGAGCACGGCGGCAATCTTGCCGACCGCATTGAACACCGGAGCCGAGAGTGCATCGACACCCGGCATCAACAAACCGTGAACATGGTGCAGGCCACGCTCACGGATGCTGGCGAACAGCGCCTCGTATTCGCTGGCGCTGTGGTCCAGGGCAGACAGCTCCTGATCACGCAGCTCGATGGTTTCGCGCTCCGGCAGGTAGGCGCCAAACACCAGCCCCGTCGATGAACTGAGCAGCGGCAGCACCGAACCGATCTGAGTCACCACGGTCACGGCGCGGACCGCAGGCTCGATGTTGACCACGGTCGCGCCCTGGTTGCCCCACACGGCGATAAAGCAGCTTTCGTTCAGGTCGTCGCGCAACTGCGACAGCGGCATCGCCGCGACTTTCAGCACATCCATCCCCCCCAGGGCCGCAAGCCCCACGCGCAGGGCTTCGCGGCCCAGGCCGTAGTGGTTGGTGGCCGGGTTCTGCTCGGCAAAGCCACTGGCGATCAAGGCTTGCAGGTAGCGATGGACCTTGCTGGCCGGCATGTCGACATGCTCGGCCAAGCGTGAAAGGGAGGTGGAAGGCGACAACTGGGCCAGGGCCTTGAGGATGTCGGTGCCGACTTCGGCCGAGCGGACCTTCTGTTTGCCGGCGCTGTCGGCGGTGGAGCTGGCTTTGGCCATGGTGCGTTCGATCCGGGTTGTCGAGGTGGGCGTCTTTATAGCTTGACGGTCTTCGCCAATCAAATTACGTTATGCGTAATGTAATTACGATAAAAATAACGCAGAAGCGCTGCCACGGTGAACGACTCGCAGCCAACTGCCTTCAACCGGCCTGCATTGGGCCCGGAGGCTCGATGAACCTCGATAGCACCCCCGTCCTCGACTACCTGAGTGGATTTGGCAACGAATTCGCCAGCGAAGCCTTGCCTGGCGCCTTGCCGGTGGGGCAGAACTCGCCGCAAAAAGCGCCCTACGGCCTGTATGCCGAGTTGTTCTCCGGTACCGCCTTCACCATGACCCGCAGCGAGATGCGCCGCACCTGGATGTACCGTATCCGGCCGTCGGCCCTGCATCCGCGCTTCGAGCGCCTGGAACGCCAACTGGCCGGTGGCCCGCTGGGGCAGGTAACGCCGAACCGCTTGCGCTGGAACCCGCAGGAACTGCCGAGCGAGCCGACCGACTTCATCGACGGCTGGGTGGCCATGGCGGCGAACTCGGCGAGCGAGAAGCCCGCCGGTATCAGCATCTACACCTACAGCGCCAACCGCTCCATGGAGCGGGTGTTCTTCAATGCCGACGGTGAGCTGCTGCTGGTGCCGGAACTGGGGCGCCTGCGCATCGTCACCGAACTGGGCATCCTGGACGTCGAACCGCTGGAAATCGCCGTGCTGCCGCGTGGCCTGAAGTTCCGCGTCGAGCTGCTCGACAAACAGGCCCGTGGTTACCTCGCCGAGAACCATGGCGCGCCGTTGCGCATTCCGGACCTGGGCCCGATCGGCAGCAACGGCCTGGCCAACCCGCGGGATTTCCTCGCGCCGGTAGCGCACTACGAGGACCATCAGGGGCCGGTGCAACTGGTGCAGAAGTTCCTGGGCGAACTGTGGGGCTGTCAGCTCAATCATTCGCCGCTGGACGTGGTGGCCTGGCATGGCAACAACGTGCCGTACAAGTACGACCTGCGTCGCTTCAACACCATCGGCACGGTCAGTTTCGATCACCCGGACCCCTCGATCTTCACCGTGCTCACCTCGCCGACCAGCGTGCCGGGCATGGCCAACCTTGATTTCGTCATCTTCCCGCCGCGCTGGATGGTGGCCGAGAACACCTTCCGTCCACCCTGGTTCCACCGCAACCTGATGAACGAGTTCATGGGCCTGATCCAGGGCGCCTACGATGCCAAGGCCGAAGGCTTCCTGCCCGGCGGCGCGTCCCTGCACAGCTG
It encodes:
- a CDS encoding SDR family oxidoreductase; translation: MNDSLRLDDKVVIVTGAGGGLGQAHALLFARHGARVVVNDLGGSTHGEGASTSAADRVVAQIREAGGTAVANHDSVSDGQRIVEQALDAFGRVDVLVNNAGILRDKTFHKMEDSDWEQVYQVHVEGAYKVTRAAWPHLREQNGGRVIFTSSTSGIYGNFGQANYGMAKLGLYGLTRTLAIEGRKHGILVNAIAPTGGTRMTEGLLPPQVFEQLKPELVSPLVVYLGSEQCQDSGGLYEVGGGWIGKVRWERSLGVGFNPHEGFTPEDVAANWERISDFADAVHPHDSLEALQQMMANLQKYQ
- a CDS encoding IclR family transcriptional regulator is translated as MAKASSTADSAGKQKVRSAEVGTDILKALAQLSPSTSLSRLAEHVDMPASKVHRYLQALIASGFAEQNPATNHYGLGREALRVGLAALGGMDVLKVAAMPLSQLRDDLNESCFIAVWGNQGATVVNIEPAVRAVTVVTQIGSVLPLLSSSTGLVFGAYLPERETIELRDQELSALDHSASEYEALFASIRERGLHHVHGLLMPGVDALSAPVFNAVGKIAAVLTVVGPTSIFHADEQGPAAQQLLAAARQISWRMGYEETP
- the hmgA gene encoding homogentisate 1,2-dioxygenase; translation: MNLDSTPVLDYLSGFGNEFASEALPGALPVGQNSPQKAPYGLYAELFSGTAFTMTRSEMRRTWMYRIRPSALHPRFERLERQLAGGPLGQVTPNRLRWNPQELPSEPTDFIDGWVAMAANSASEKPAGISIYTYSANRSMERVFFNADGELLLVPELGRLRIVTELGILDVEPLEIAVLPRGLKFRVELLDKQARGYLAENHGAPLRIPDLGPIGSNGLANPRDFLAPVAHYEDHQGPVQLVQKFLGELWGCQLNHSPLDVVAWHGNNVPYKYDLRRFNTIGTVSFDHPDPSIFTVLTSPTSVPGMANLDFVIFPPRWMVAENTFRPPWFHRNLMNEFMGLIQGAYDAKAEGFLPGGASLHSCMSAHGPDAETCAKAIAVDLAPSKIDNTMAFMFETSQVLRPSRHALECPQLQADYDSCWATLPSTFTPNRR